In Acidaminococcus fermentans DSM 20731, one genomic interval encodes:
- the metG gene encoding methionine--tRNA ligase, translated as MTKPAFYITTPIYYPSADLHIGHAYCTTIADTIARYKRANGFDVQFITGSDEHGLKIQRKAESFGVKPIEYTDKIVADFKKLWEMLGVSYTSFVRTSSPEHEKTVQTLLQKVWEQGDIYKKDYEGLYCVPCESFWTEHQVEEAGGVCPDCGRPVEKMRESSYFFRMSKYADRILEYIETHPDFIQPVSRRNEMINFIKQGLEDLCISRSSFDWGIQVPFDPKHVVYVWFDALLAYFTGIGFGRDMDKFNRFWPADLHLVGKEIVRFHTIIWPAMLMAMGFDLPKEVYGHGWLVVDGDKMSKSKGNVVDPVQPIQEFGADAVRYFLLREINLGSDGNYSRKGLIKRFNSDLANDLGNLQYRTVSMIDKYHGGIVHKTVVESETDEKFRSLAAETLQNYRAAMDKYALNDGIKAIWAYVGAANKYIDETTPWILAKDPAQAKRLEAVMYNLADAVRNIAILISSMMPFTAPKIFEQLGLTVPEQFNLNDVAWGNFPDGTKVAKGQPIFPRIEEEEEDKPAEAKKEAKPAKKEKKADKRNAGVVTPDQCTIEDFGKLDLRVGTILSAEKMPNADKLLKIQVQVGDETRTIVSGIAPYYKEEELTGKNVIVIANLKPAKLRGVESRGMLLAASDGQGNLKLAEVPGIASGSKVK; from the coding sequence ATGACGAAACCTGCTTTTTATATTACGACGCCCATTTACTATCCCAGCGCCGACCTGCACATCGGACACGCCTACTGCACCACCATTGCCGATACCATCGCCCGGTACAAACGGGCCAACGGCTTTGATGTCCAGTTCATCACCGGCAGCGACGAACACGGCCTGAAGATCCAGCGGAAAGCGGAATCCTTCGGGGTGAAGCCCATCGAATACACCGACAAGATCGTGGCGGACTTCAAGAAGCTGTGGGAGATGCTGGGGGTCAGCTACACCTCCTTCGTCCGCACTTCCAGCCCGGAACACGAAAAGACCGTCCAGACCCTGCTCCAGAAAGTCTGGGAACAGGGGGACATCTACAAAAAGGACTATGAAGGCCTGTACTGCGTGCCCTGCGAATCCTTCTGGACCGAACACCAGGTGGAGGAAGCCGGGGGCGTGTGCCCGGACTGCGGCCGTCCTGTGGAAAAGATGCGGGAAAGCAGCTATTTCTTCCGGATGTCCAAATATGCGGACCGGATCTTGGAATACATTGAGACCCATCCGGATTTCATCCAGCCCGTATCCCGCCGGAACGAAATGATCAACTTCATCAAACAGGGGCTGGAAGACCTGTGCATCAGCCGGAGCAGCTTCGACTGGGGCATCCAGGTGCCCTTCGATCCCAAACACGTGGTGTACGTGTGGTTCGATGCCCTGCTGGCCTACTTCACCGGCATCGGCTTCGGCCGGGATATGGACAAGTTCAACCGGTTCTGGCCGGCGGACCTCCACCTGGTGGGGAAGGAAATCGTCCGGTTCCATACCATCATCTGGCCGGCCATGCTGATGGCCATGGGCTTCGACCTGCCCAAGGAAGTGTACGGCCACGGCTGGCTGGTGGTGGACGGGGACAAAATGTCCAAATCCAAGGGCAATGTGGTGGATCCGGTGCAGCCCATCCAGGAATTCGGGGCTGATGCCGTCCGCTATTTCCTGCTCCGGGAAATCAACCTGGGCAGCGACGGGAACTATTCCCGGAAGGGCCTGATCAAGCGGTTCAACTCCGATCTGGCCAACGACCTGGGGAACCTCCAGTACCGGACCGTTTCCATGATCGACAAATACCACGGGGGCATCGTCCACAAGACCGTGGTGGAAAGCGAAACCGATGAGAAGTTCCGCAGCCTGGCCGCCGAAACCCTGCAGAACTACCGGGCCGCTATGGACAAATACGCCCTGAACGACGGGATCAAGGCCATCTGGGCCTATGTGGGGGCCGCCAACAAGTACATCGACGAAACCACGCCCTGGATCCTGGCCAAGGATCCGGCCCAGGCCAAACGGCTGGAAGCGGTGATGTACAACCTGGCCGATGCGGTCCGGAACATCGCCATCCTGATTTCCTCCATGATGCCCTTCACCGCGCCCAAGATCTTCGAGCAGCTGGGTCTCACCGTACCGGAACAGTTCAATCTGAACGACGTGGCCTGGGGCAATTTCCCCGACGGCACCAAAGTGGCCAAGGGCCAGCCCATCTTCCCCCGGATCGAGGAAGAAGAGGAAGACAAGCCGGCAGAAGCCAAGAAGGAAGCCAAACCGGCCAAAAAGGAAAAGAAAGCCGACAAAAGAAACGCCGGCGTGGTGACCCCGGACCAGTGCACCATCGAAGATTTCGGCAAGCTGGACCTGCGGGTGGGCACCATCCTCAGCGCGGAAAAGATGCCCAACGCGGACAAGCTGCTGAAGATCCAGGTGCAGGTGGGGGACGAAACCCGCACCATCGTATCCGGCATCGCTCCCTACTATAAGGAAGAGGAGCTCACCGGCAAAAACGTGATCGTCATTGCCAACCTGAAGCCCGCCAAGCTCCGGGGTGTGGAATCCAGAGGGATGCTCCTGGCCGCTTCAGACGGGCAGGGGAACCTGAAACTGGCGGAAGTGCCGGGGATCGCCTCCGGCAGCAAGGTGAAATAA
- a CDS encoding DUF2357 domain-containing protein, protein MEPTIRLREQNGETLTLPVTREARPYSAERVLAAAGRQGVRENLHYDLELPAQWTGIQEAAAALNGKPLNSLFDSRRHMVLFPYNIFAYHMGLVELELTLRLEDGSQQMWYTDLLPVLIQPSPQQENLKAMVEFIYAHQGPLLREKGPGTAGPDRDGFQDFLSQLTLAEETLQVYEENYGYFKANCRHTLESAEVVDWTERVQTVSPHTLQYLVRHPEHLKEAPFGIPVGNRTVLPEKLLSTQDKMSRDVYENQVVVSFLQRMLYDIGEEGKEIRTLLREMDLPDQDREGYRLSSQVLYENAAHMLRSFLERCEEVEERLQEMFVSYRQILPVTLLDASHLPRPTEPFFRVPQYYRIYLCIHRWYQTGCRHFPRERMLLNLYENTFVFEIYCLARLLHLFRQEGFVLEEGRHQEYSLGNRHLYDTSGYQNVYRLRQGGEELTLYFQPVITDHPEEGASGIHLYRNTTYAFKALEEGHYYTPDYLLKWKSGNRETYLILDAKYSYRKKVLQELMPEMSYKYLLSLSPVPYEEEGKKVEPAVRGLEILYGLTNGEQELESFYNCRLPGTSILPAANVIPFAETVTEENQQKNIRELLREMRG, encoded by the coding sequence ATGGAACCGACCATCCGTCTCCGGGAACAGAACGGAGAAACCCTGACCCTGCCGGTGACCCGGGAGGCCCGTCCCTATTCGGCGGAACGGGTGCTGGCCGCAGCCGGCCGCCAGGGGGTACGGGAAAATCTCCATTACGACCTGGAACTGCCCGCCCAGTGGACCGGCATCCAGGAGGCGGCGGCCGCCCTGAACGGGAAGCCGCTGAACAGCCTGTTCGACAGCCGCCGTCACATGGTTCTGTTTCCCTACAATATCTTTGCCTATCACATGGGGCTGGTGGAGCTGGAACTCACCCTCCGGCTGGAGGACGGCAGCCAGCAGATGTGGTACACGGACCTGCTGCCGGTACTGATCCAGCCCTCCCCCCAGCAGGAAAACCTGAAGGCCATGGTGGAATTCATCTACGCCCACCAGGGGCCTCTGCTCCGGGAAAAAGGGCCGGGGACTGCCGGTCCGGACCGGGACGGGTTCCAGGATTTCCTCTCCCAGCTGACCCTGGCGGAGGAGACCCTCCAGGTGTATGAAGAAAACTACGGGTATTTCAAGGCCAACTGCCGGCACACCCTGGAGAGCGCGGAAGTGGTGGACTGGACGGAACGGGTCCAGACCGTAAGCCCCCACACCCTCCAGTACCTGGTCCGGCATCCGGAACATCTGAAGGAAGCCCCCTTCGGGATCCCGGTGGGGAACCGGACGGTGCTGCCGGAAAAACTCCTGAGTACCCAGGACAAAATGAGCCGGGACGTGTACGAAAACCAGGTGGTGGTCAGCTTCCTCCAGCGGATGCTCTACGACATCGGGGAGGAGGGGAAGGAGATCCGGACCCTGCTCCGGGAAATGGATCTGCCGGACCAGGACCGGGAAGGGTACCGGCTGTCCTCCCAGGTGCTGTACGAAAATGCCGCCCATATGCTCCGGAGCTTCCTGGAACGGTGTGAGGAAGTGGAGGAGCGGCTCCAGGAAATGTTTGTCAGCTACCGGCAGATCCTGCCGGTGACCCTTCTGGACGCCTCCCATCTGCCAAGGCCCACGGAGCCCTTTTTCCGGGTGCCCCAGTATTACCGGATCTATCTGTGCATCCACCGGTGGTACCAGACCGGCTGCCGGCACTTCCCCCGGGAGCGGATGCTCCTGAACCTGTACGAAAACACCTTTGTGTTCGAGATCTACTGCCTGGCCCGGCTGCTCCACCTGTTCCGGCAGGAGGGGTTCGTGCTGGAAGAGGGCCGGCACCAGGAGTACAGCCTGGGGAACCGGCACCTGTACGACACCAGCGGATACCAGAACGTGTACCGGCTGCGCCAGGGCGGGGAAGAGCTGACCCTGTACTTCCAGCCGGTGATCACCGACCACCCGGAAGAGGGGGCCAGCGGCATCCACCTGTACCGGAACACCACCTACGCCTTCAAGGCCCTGGAAGAGGGCCATTACTACACCCCGGACTATCTGCTGAAGTGGAAATCCGGGAACCGGGAAACCTACCTGATCCTGGACGCCAAGTACAGCTACCGGAAAAAGGTACTCCAGGAACTGATGCCGGAAATGAGCTACAAGTACCTGCTGTCCCTCAGCCCGGTGCCCTACGAGGAAGAGGGGAAGAAGGTGGAGCCGGCGGTCCGGGGCCTGGAGATCCTCTACGGGCTCACAAATGGGGAGCAGGAACTGGAAAGCTTCTACAACTGCCGGCTCCCGGGCACCAGCATCCTCCCTGCCGCCAACGTGATCCCCTTCGCCGAAACCGTAACCGAAGAGAACCAGCAGAAGAACATCCGGGAGCTGCTCCGGGAGATGAGGGGGTAA
- a CDS encoding diguanylate cyclase domain-containing protein — MDDTGRKALDFYRDIPAAYAVFQVIPGESGDSAQNARYVFVNQRYCQVAGKEPEELLGRLFYEVYPQGNALWMDCCHKAVTERVEIRNRYFEEAIGHWLDFAVKPLAHPDWVAFVFMVADRDRAEKEAIRRGRDTDDVILQISKILNNGEDYAESLDHALEALSEVIHPDRLYILETDRKTVTNSFEWCAPGIKPELETLQHLDYQDYIGGWEKFLEKSSCVLIEDIEMLKADDPIDYENLKRQGIHRLLAAPFYHEGQLVGYLGADNYEVNDLLNTREIMETLSYFLGAKVTNHQLMEELYRLSRFDSLTGVWNRNALERKTACLEKKRISVGIVYGDVNGLKATNDRYGHWAGDDLIRRAVGALEDSFSRKWIYREGGDEFLVLAQGMGQEDFARQVDRLRRNLDNRTDLSMALGILWLEDSATIHQALREVDQAMYQDKAAYYRKHDRRRHGQDAAQSAE; from the coding sequence ATGGACGATACGGGACGGAAGGCGCTGGACTTCTACCGGGATATACCGGCCGCTTATGCGGTGTTCCAGGTGATCCCGGGAGAATCGGGGGACAGCGCCCAGAATGCCCGGTATGTGTTTGTGAACCAGCGGTACTGCCAGGTGGCGGGGAAGGAGCCGGAAGAGCTGCTGGGCCGGCTGTTCTATGAAGTCTACCCCCAGGGGAACGCCCTGTGGATGGACTGCTGCCACAAAGCGGTGACGGAACGGGTGGAAATCCGGAACCGGTACTTTGAGGAAGCCATCGGCCACTGGCTGGATTTTGCCGTGAAACCCCTGGCCCATCCGGACTGGGTGGCCTTTGTGTTCATGGTCGCAGACCGGGACCGGGCAGAAAAGGAAGCCATCCGCCGGGGCCGGGACACCGATGACGTGATTCTGCAAATCTCCAAGATCCTGAACAACGGGGAGGACTACGCGGAATCCCTGGACCATGCCCTGGAAGCCCTCAGTGAAGTGATCCATCCGGACCGGCTGTACATCCTGGAAACGGACCGGAAGACCGTGACCAACTCCTTTGAATGGTGCGCTCCGGGGATCAAACCGGAGCTGGAGACCCTCCAGCACCTGGACTACCAGGATTACATCGGGGGCTGGGAAAAATTCCTGGAAAAATCTTCCTGCGTGCTGATCGAAGACATCGAGATGCTGAAAGCGGACGACCCCATCGACTACGAAAACCTGAAACGCCAGGGAATCCACCGGCTGCTGGCGGCGCCTTTCTACCACGAAGGCCAGCTGGTGGGCTACCTGGGAGCGGACAATTATGAGGTCAATGACCTGCTGAACACCCGGGAAATCATGGAGACTCTCTCCTATTTCCTGGGGGCCAAGGTGACCAATCACCAGCTGATGGAAGAACTGTACCGGCTGAGCCGGTTCGATTCCCTCACCGGGGTGTGGAACCGGAACGCCCTGGAACGGAAGACCGCCTGCCTGGAGAAAAAACGCATTTCCGTGGGTATCGTCTACGGGGATGTGAACGGTCTGAAGGCCACCAACGACCGGTACGGCCACTGGGCCGGAGACGACCTGATCCGCCGGGCGGTGGGGGCCCTGGAGGACAGTTTTTCCCGGAAGTGGATTTACCGGGAAGGCGGGGACGAATTCCTGGTGCTGGCCCAGGGCATGGGGCAGGAGGATTTTGCCCGGCAGGTGGACCGGCTCCGCCGGAACCTGGACAACCGGACGGATCTTTCCATGGCCCTGGGGATCCTGTGGCTGGAGGATTCCGCCACCATCCACCAGGCCCTCCGGGAAGTGGACCAGGCCATGTACCAGGACAAAGCCGCCTATTACCGGAAACACGACCGGAGAAGACACGGGCAGGACGCAGCACAGAGTGCAGAATGA
- a CDS encoding nitroreductase family protein, with protein MTERNFYEAVAHRRTNYALGRNIPVTEETIIDTVEKVTREVPSAFNMQSGRVIVALGQYHDKVWEIVMDTLRKIVPADKFAPTEAKVKGFAAAYGTLLYFEETDTVKKLQEQFPGYAANFPVWASQGNGMLQFALWTALTDLGLGVNIQHYNPIIDAAIKEAFEVPESWTLVAQMPFGEPTADPKPIEKLPVQERVWVRK; from the coding sequence ATGACGGAACGGAATTTTTATGAAGCAGTGGCCCACCGGCGGACCAATTATGCCCTGGGACGGAACATCCCGGTGACGGAAGAGACCATCATCGACACGGTGGAAAAGGTGACCCGGGAAGTGCCTTCCGCCTTCAACATGCAGAGCGGACGGGTGATCGTGGCTCTGGGACAGTACCATGACAAGGTGTGGGAGATCGTCATGGACACCCTGCGGAAAATCGTGCCGGCAGACAAATTTGCCCCCACGGAAGCCAAGGTGAAGGGGTTCGCCGCCGCCTATGGCACCCTGCTGTATTTTGAGGAAACGGACACGGTGAAAAAGCTCCAGGAACAGTTCCCGGGCTATGCGGCCAACTTCCCGGTATGGGCCAGCCAGGGCAACGGCATGCTCCAGTTCGCCCTTTGGACGGCTCTCACGGACCTGGGGCTGGGGGTGAATATCCAGCACTACAACCCCATCATCGACGCCGCCATCAAGGAGGCCTTTGAGGTGCCGGAAAGCTGGACTCTGGTGGCCCAGATGCCCTTCGGGGAACCCACCGCTGATCCCAAACCCATCGAGAAACTGCCTGTGCAGGAACGGGTGTGGGTGAGGAAGTAA
- the galU gene encoding UTP--glucose-1-phosphate uridylyltransferase GalU has protein sequence MMKVRKAVIPAAGFGTRFLPETKAMPKEMLPIVDKPTIQYIVEEILQSGIEQILIISGHAKRAIEDHFDSSPELEEHLYESGKMELLKQVRAISSIKIHYVRQKYQRGLGDAILCAKDFIDGEPFGVILGDDVVYNGQGEPALKQLMDQYDKTGGTVIGCQVVKPEQVSAYGIIDGEETDDHNLLKVKDMVEKPSVEEAPSRFAALGRYVITPDVFDVLEQTRPGKGGEIQLTDALRVMAHNENVYAYNFEGKRYDTGDKLGYLKATVEFALRRDDLGPAFREYLKELAGKE, from the coding sequence ATGATGAAAGTCCGTAAAGCCGTGATCCCGGCCGCCGGGTTCGGTACCCGGTTCCTGCCGGAAACCAAAGCCATGCCCAAGGAAATGCTGCCCATTGTGGACAAACCCACCATCCAGTACATTGTGGAAGAAATCCTCCAGAGCGGCATCGAACAGATCCTGATCATCTCCGGCCATGCCAAACGGGCCATCGAGGACCATTTCGACAGCTCCCCGGAACTGGAAGAGCATCTGTACGAAAGCGGCAAGATGGAGCTGCTGAAGCAGGTGCGGGCCATTTCCAGCATCAAAATCCATTATGTGCGCCAGAAATACCAGCGGGGCCTGGGGGACGCCATCCTCTGCGCCAAGGACTTCATCGACGGGGAACCTTTCGGGGTGATCCTGGGGGACGATGTGGTGTACAACGGCCAGGGAGAACCGGCCCTGAAGCAGCTCATGGACCAGTATGACAAAACCGGGGGCACGGTGATCGGATGCCAGGTGGTGAAGCCGGAACAGGTGTCCGCCTACGGAATCATCGACGGGGAGGAAACCGATGACCACAACCTGCTGAAGGTGAAGGATATGGTGGAAAAACCCAGCGTGGAAGAGGCCCCCAGCCGGTTCGCCGCCCTGGGACGGTACGTGATCACCCCGGATGTGTTCGACGTGCTGGAACAGACCCGGCCCGGCAAAGGCGGGGAGATCCAGCTCACCGATGCCCTGCGGGTGATGGCCCACAACGAAAACGTCTACGCCTACAATTTCGAAGGGAAACGGTACGACACCGGGGACAAGCTGGGCTACCTGAAAGCCACGGTGGAATTTGCCCTCCGGCGGGATGACCTGGGCCCGGCGTTCCGGGAATATCTGAAGGAACTGGCAGGGAAGGAATAA
- the pth gene encoding aminoacyl-tRNA hydrolase: MKLVVALGNIGREYAGTRHNIGFMTADLLAERWGDTEAWRKADNAFYLEKRMPEKCWVIKPTTYMNNSGVAVADFANFYHIPPEDVLVIQDDMDLPVGTLRIRRKGSSGGHNGLKSIERALGSQAYPRIKVGIGHPVHQEQAVISHVLHPFQREDKEKVQEALDQAADAVEAWMKGAAVGELMQQFNKKAPKKPKTEKVPSEEAKENAQ; encoded by the coding sequence ATGAAACTAGTGGTTGCCCTGGGAAACATCGGGCGGGAATATGCCGGCACCCGGCACAATATCGGCTTTATGACCGCGGACCTTCTGGCAGAGCGCTGGGGGGACACGGAGGCCTGGCGGAAGGCGGACAACGCCTTCTACCTGGAAAAGCGCATGCCGGAAAAATGCTGGGTGATCAAACCCACCACCTATATGAACAACAGCGGAGTGGCGGTGGCGGATTTCGCCAACTTCTATCACATCCCTCCGGAAGACGTGCTGGTGATCCAGGACGACATGGACCTGCCGGTGGGGACCCTGCGGATCCGCCGGAAAGGGTCTTCCGGCGGCCACAACGGCCTGAAATCCATTGAGCGGGCCCTGGGCAGCCAGGCCTATCCCCGGATCAAGGTGGGCATCGGCCACCCGGTGCACCAGGAACAGGCGGTGATCAGCCATGTGCTCCATCCCTTCCAGCGGGAGGATAAGGAAAAGGTCCAGGAAGCCCTGGACCAGGCCGCCGATGCGGTGGAAGCCTGGATGAAAGGGGCGGCGGTGGGAGAACTGATGCAGCAGTTCAACAAAAAAGCCCCCAAAAAGCCCAAAACGGAAAAAGTTCCCAGTGAAGAAGCAAAGGAGAATGCCCAATGA
- a CDS encoding ribose-phosphate diphosphokinase produces MLGDKTGEDMAIFSGNANPDLAREIAAYLGTTVGDAVINRFNNGEVQVMINESVRGKDVFVVQPTCGPAVNDNVMELLIMCDAFKRASARHITAVVPFYGYARQDRKARGREPITAKLMADLMTVSGITRLVTVDLHAAQIQGFFDIPVDHMPGGPILADYVKEKGFAPEDMVVISPDLGGVSRARNIANRLECGLAIIDKRRPEPGVAEVMNLIGNVEGKICIMVDDIVDTAGSLCEGAKALKKFGAKDIYACVTHPILTDPALSRIAQSEIKELIVTNTIPLPPNKKHPKITQLSVAPILAETILRIYNQLSISQLFQI; encoded by the coding sequence ATGTTGGGTGATAAAACAGGCGAAGACATGGCGATTTTCTCCGGCAATGCCAACCCTGATCTGGCTCGTGAAATTGCGGCCTATCTGGGGACGACGGTGGGGGATGCGGTGATCAACCGGTTCAACAACGGAGAAGTCCAGGTCATGATCAATGAAAGTGTCCGGGGCAAGGATGTATTTGTGGTACAGCCCACCTGCGGACCGGCTGTCAACGACAACGTGATGGAACTGCTGATCATGTGCGATGCCTTCAAGAGAGCCAGCGCACGGCATATTACCGCAGTGGTTCCTTTCTATGGCTATGCCCGTCAGGACAGAAAGGCCCGGGGCCGGGAACCCATCACTGCCAAACTGATGGCGGACCTGATGACCGTATCCGGGATTACCCGTCTGGTGACCGTGGATCTCCACGCTGCCCAGATCCAGGGCTTCTTTGATATCCCGGTGGACCATATGCCCGGCGGCCCGATCCTGGCCGACTATGTGAAGGAAAAAGGCTTCGCTCCGGAAGACATGGTGGTCATTTCTCCGGATCTGGGCGGGGTCAGCCGTGCCCGGAACATTGCCAACCGTCTGGAATGCGGCCTGGCCATCATCGACAAGAGACGGCCTGAACCGGGTGTGGCGGAAGTCATGAACCTGATCGGCAACGTGGAAGGCAAGATCTGCATCATGGTGGATGACATTGTGGATACCGCCGGTTCCCTGTGCGAAGGGGCCAAGGCTCTGAAGAAATTCGGCGCCAAGGACATCTACGCCTGCGTAACCCATCCCATCCTGACGGATCCGGCACTGAGCCGCATTGCCCAGTCCGAAATCAAGGAACTGATCGTGACCAACACGATTCCTCTGCCGCCCAACAAAAAGCATCCGAAGATTACCCAGCTTTCTGTGGCTCCGATCCTGGCAGAGACCATCCTGCGGATTTACAACCAGCTGTCCATCAGCCAGCTGTTCCAGATCTGA
- the glmU gene encoding bifunctional UDP-N-acetylglucosamine diphosphorylase/glucosamine-1-phosphate N-acetyltransferase GlmU: MSDLAAIILAAGKGTRMKSKLPKVLHKLSGKPMLEHVLDAADEAGADDKIVIVGFGSEQVTEFLGTRARVAVQEEQLGTGHAVLQARDLLGDEKGTALILCGDTPLLEGAELKKFYETHVKSGAGVSVLTAEAPDPFGYGRILRDDAGQVTGIVEEKDATPLQREIREINTGIYCVELPLLFDLLVNLKNDNAQGEYYLTDILAECLKRGRTVAGIKTGDFDMVMGINSRRQLAVAQQVMNARIVGKLMDEGITVMDPASTFVEKGVKVGRDTVLYPFTWLEGETEIGEDCEVGPQVRFTNVKVGNDTHIQFAYAHDCQVGSGVHMGPYDHLRPNTVIGDKVKMGNFVEVKNSSVGVGTKLPHLQYIGDSDIGSGVNMGCGTITVNYDGKVKHRTVIEDDAFVGCNSNLVAPVTIGKGSYIAAGSTITKDVPENALGVARGKQVNIPGWAEKYRNRK, encoded by the coding sequence ATGTCTGATTTGGCGGCAATTATCCTGGCAGCAGGGAAGGGGACCCGGATGAAATCCAAACTCCCCAAGGTGCTGCACAAACTGAGCGGGAAACCCATGTTGGAACATGTGCTGGACGCGGCGGACGAAGCCGGGGCCGATGACAAGATCGTGATCGTGGGCTTCGGGTCCGAACAGGTGACGGAATTCCTGGGCACCCGGGCCCGGGTAGCGGTGCAGGAAGAACAGCTGGGCACCGGCCATGCGGTGCTCCAGGCCCGGGACCTTCTGGGGGATGAAAAGGGCACGGCCCTGATCCTTTGCGGGGATACCCCTCTCCTGGAAGGGGCGGAACTGAAGAAGTTCTACGAAACCCATGTAAAGAGCGGCGCCGGGGTCAGCGTGCTCACCGCGGAAGCACCGGATCCCTTCGGCTACGGCCGGATCCTCCGGGATGATGCCGGCCAGGTGACCGGGATCGTGGAGGAAAAGGACGCCACCCCGCTGCAGCGGGAGATCCGGGAAATCAACACGGGCATCTACTGCGTGGAACTGCCATTGCTGTTCGACCTGCTGGTGAACCTGAAGAACGACAATGCCCAGGGAGAATACTACCTGACGGACATCCTGGCGGAATGCCTGAAACGGGGCCGGACCGTGGCCGGCATCAAGACCGGGGATTTTGACATGGTAATGGGGATCAACTCCCGCCGGCAGCTGGCGGTGGCCCAGCAGGTGATGAACGCCCGGATCGTGGGGAAACTCATGGACGAAGGGATCACCGTGATGGATCCGGCCAGCACCTTTGTGGAAAAAGGCGTGAAGGTGGGCCGGGATACGGTGCTGTATCCCTTCACCTGGCTGGAAGGGGAAACGGAAATCGGGGAAGACTGCGAAGTGGGTCCCCAGGTCCGGTTCACCAATGTGAAGGTAGGCAATGACACCCACATCCAGTTCGCCTATGCCCATGACTGCCAGGTGGGCAGCGGGGTCCACATGGGGCCCTATGACCATCTGCGGCCCAACACGGTGATCGGGGACAAGGTGAAGATGGGGAACTTCGTGGAAGTGAAGAACTCCAGTGTGGGGGTGGGCACCAAGCTGCCCCATCTCCAGTACATCGGGGACAGCGACATCGGCAGCGGGGTGAACATGGGCTGCGGCACCATCACCGTGAACTACGACGGGAAGGTGAAGCACCGGACGGTGATCGAGGACGACGCCTTCGTGGGCTGCAACAGCAACCTGGTGGCGCCGGTGACCATCGGAAAGGGCAGCTACATCGCCGCCGGATCCACCATCACCAAGGACGTGCCGGAAAACGCCTTGGGCGTGGCCCGGGGAAAACAGGTGAACATCCCTGGCTGGGCGGAGAAGTACAGGAACAGGAAATAA